The segment GAGATGTCCAGTGACCGTCTGCGGAGACGTCCACGGTCAGTTCCATGACCTGATGGAGCTGTTCAAGATCGGGGGCAAGTCTCCAGACACCAACTACCTCTTCATGGGAGACTATGTAGACAGGGGCTACTATTCTGTGGAAACGGTCACACTTCTGGTATCTCTTAAGGTAAAGTATTGAAACGATACCACCAATACTATCATGTTGATATAAACAAGCCAACTACAATTGGGAGTCTATAATATTATGTTGGAGTACAGGTGGTGTTAATGATTGATCATCCTTGCCTTTTTTGATAATATATGTCATGTTTTCAGGTAAGGTACCGTGAACGAATCACAATCCTTAGAGGGAACCACGAGAGCAGGCAGATCACACAGGTGTATGGCTTCTACGACGAGTGCTTGAGGAAATATGGAAATGCCAATGTTTGGAAGTACTTCACAGACCTGTTTGACTATCTGCCCCTCACTGCGCTGGTAGATAACCAGGTGAGATGGGGCATTCAAATATGGGATACGTGACTTACTGTGTAAACCACAGACATAATGAGCTGTGTTTCATCTCATCATCTTTCAGATTTTCTGCCTCCATGGAGGATTGTCTCCTTCAATAGACACACTGGAACACATCAGAGCGCTGGATCGCCTGCAGGAGGTTCCTCATGAGGTACATGCAGTGAATTCTACAGTAATTTGACAGCGGAGGCTTTTCTCTTGACTGCCCTTACTAATTGTTGATTTCTGTAATCCACTGTCATAGCATATGGATGTACGAAGATTGATATTCATAAATTTGCAGTTGAAATGCTTTGCTTTAGAAGTATCTGCAAGGACAATCCAACAAGTACACACTTTTTGCATCGCTGCATATTCTGCTCATCATGCCCGCTCAGTAGACTCCATACTAAAGTCTATAGATCTACTGTATACCACTGTTGCACCTCTTCATATTGAATTATGAGATTGTGTGTCACAATAGAGTTAACTTCAGTAACATTGCCATTTTGTCCATGTTTTAGGGTCCAATGTGTGACTTGTTGTGGTCGGACCCGGATGACCGTGGCGGCTGGGGCATCTCCCCCCGTGGTGCAGGCTACACCTTCGGGCAGGACATCTCCGAGACCTTCAACCATGCAAATGGCCTGACTCTGGTCTCAAGAGCCCACCAGCTGGTGATGGAGGTACTTTGACCTTGTTTACCCAAGGATAGCAAATCCTAATATTTTCCCCTAGAGGCACAACACATGCGGCTACTACATTATCATGCGATGAATTCTAAAAAGCCTTTCATCTCTTGACGTAGGGTTATAACTGGTGCCACGACCGTAATGTAGTGACGATCTTCAGTGCACCAAACTATTGTTATCGTTGTGGAAACCAGGCAGCAATCATGGAGCTTGATGACACATTGAAATACTCCTTGTAAGTAAAGTCTTCTACTATGAATACAGATGcgtgtgtatttttgttgtgGATATGTGGCGCAGTCTTAAATGTGATTCATACTCATGATAAACATCAAAATGTGAATTGATGGTGAGTGCTGCCCCTCTTGTGTTTCAGCCTACAGTTTGACCCTGCCCCGCGCAGAGGAGAACCCCACGTGACCCGACGCACTCCCGACTACTTCCTGTAAAAATCTCCACGCCTGAAAAGTTGTTGCAGTCAGTTAGAGGAAGGTGGGGGGAATGGCAACACGTTACACAGAGGTTTGACAAATGAAGCATTCATTACCCCATGGACCAAAAAATGTGTGCCATAAtcacaatgaaatggaaaatatcaCACCTAGCTAAGACCACCACCATCCTTTCaactttttcctctctgtgcaTGATGTTTTTATTGCTAGAAAATGATTGTCAGTATGAACAATACAGTCACAATACCTGCTGGTTTTGTCAGGAAAAATATATCCGCAATGAATGAACTAATGCTGAGAATAATGCCTAAATGTAAGTAACTTTTGTGTTAGGATGTTAATGATGACCAGAGTGTGttgccatatacagtatataagctGCATCTTTCACTTGGCATGGCCTCAAATCAAAGGTTGCAGTAAATAtaatgtgaactttttttttttgtaactgaaGCGCAACAATTTATTTTGTGAAGTGAGATGATAGGGTTAGACGTCAGAAATGAATTTGTTCTCTTTGCACTTTTGTATTTGATTTTTATCACATGGCACTGACAAACTACATTCTTTTTATATCCTATTCTAGTGTAAGTAGCCCTCTTTTTGCTCTGCTGTCTCATATGGGAGTTAATGTATTTCATTTCAATAGGCAATATCGGTACAAATGACATAAattgtaaaggaaaaaaaaaataacttaatgTTTTGCAGCCCCAGCTATATGAAATAAAGATTAAAGTTGCTTCGTCATTAACGTCATTCATGTACATTTCTTTTTGGCATTTCTTCCCCCCACAGCTGTCTAGAAGTCTATGATTAATCACCACTAGATGGAGATAGACGTCCAAAAAGCTGCTGATGATCAATTCTGCTAATCAATGTCCTCTACTGTACATGTGCAGGTTATTAGGGAATCTAATTAGACAGCAATATTTCACATGGTTATACTGGGTATTACATCAGAGTTATGAAGCGATGGACTGTAGGTTTGCGCAAAGGTCATTTCAAACCATGTCAGAAGCAGCGGTGAGCAATCCTGCTATCTCTTGTAACGTTACATGAACCAGACAAGGCTTGGctctgtttctgccttttaATGTCAGACGAGACGCCTATTTCTCCACAAGACACTCCTGTTGTCTGATAATGCCAGTCTGCTCTGCGTGGTGATTACGTGTTGGGGGGGGAAAAGTGAAAACCCTGCAAACTTTTGTTATCAATTATTAATAATTTACTGCCTGTAATTTACTGCATGCGAGTAAATTTCGCGAAAATGTCAAAGCGGTAACGGATGTGAGAGCCAGTTCACTGCTGAAAATAAAAGCCGCATGTAAGGACcagctgaaattgaaatataaCTTCATTGGTATTTGTCCCTGCTTCAATGTTTATCTCATATAAACACATTATAAGCCTACAGAAAAGAATCAAGCATTTTCTATACATTACCTATTACAAATTAAACCGTCCTTTTTCACCTGAACCGCTGATGTATGGCAGGGCTTTTATTTTCTCAGTGAGATTCCTTCCACTGGCGGAACTGTCGCTGTTTGCTCGTCGCGTGCTGACGCTGCTGCATGTAAAATTAGCTTGCTTGAGCCTTTCAGGGACACCTCTTGCGGACTGCTGGAGCTCACAGTGCAGTAAGTAACATAtcttttcatatatatatatataacatataaaaCACGCTGACATTGAGGGACCAGCATGCACTTTCTGCCTCGCGTCGGGAACAGTCATCATATGTTTGGCTGCTTGAGAAGAGGCTGCCAACTGGATTTGTGGATGTGGCAGGCTGATACTAGTTGAATTTGGGGCGCACAGCTGGACAATTGGGCTGGACAGATGCCGTGACTAATAGGCCGTTTAAAAATGATAATACATTTCCTTTAAGATGGGTAGGTTTCAGCGCCTTGCCCATAGACCTGATGCTGAAACATCTCCACTTGCAGTGATTTGGTCCAGATTTGACTGGTCTACGTCGGGTTGAACAATTAATGATATCCTGTCACACTGCCTGTTATCCTTCGACCAATTTGAATACACTAAACTGCTTTTTCGCAGTCATACACGTCGGCTATCTGAGGAGTGAACGTTTAAAATATCAGCCAAATCAAGTGCAATACATATAAAATGTATGATATGCTTGGTTATAAGGAGTTGTTGTGAAATGCAGGTTAATGTGTAGCCACGCAGGCCGTGTTTGATTGGTTGAGAGTAAGGCAGGAGCCGCTGAGGGTTTATAGATCAGAGGCCGTCGCTGTCCAAAGTTCAGCCCTCTAATGTCACTTGCACTAATAATGCATAGCATTGTAATGAAGCTATTTATTGGGGTTTGACACTTATGTCATGCAACCATTCTAAAAAGTCCAGTTCACACATACAGAGGCCAGTGGTGTAGTGCATGTATTGGATAAGCTAGGAGAAGGGGGTGCTTTGTTGCCATCTCGTGAGAACCCCATGGactttaattcaatttaaagaGACAGCACCGCCTGCTGCACTCCACAGCCGCCAGTTGTAGAGGGgatttctctgttttattgtCAATCCAGCAGCCATCTTTGGTGCAATTTCTGGGGGAGTTTCATCATCCTGCAGACCCTTGCACACACtacaaaatgacttgttttcCCTCAGAGAGACCCTCTCCTATATCCCCAGGTCATGTCTCCCAGTTGTTCCTTTGCAACATGGAACAAATGGTTAAAAACCAGATCAGACTGGGTTACATGGTCCTacactttctgtctttcattggAAAGAAtaggcatgcatgcacatatgcataGCTGGTGTTTTTGTAATTAGCCCAATCTTATCTCTTGCAAATTGTGAAATATATTCCTTACACAATATTGGGAATTTTTTATGAAATATTCAGCAGCAGTGATAACTAAACCCAAATATTGCATAAGCCCACTGTGTTCTGCTCACTGTACTCCACTGCCATTTGTAGCTTATTGATACAGTTAATGAATCATTTATTCAGTCGTTCACAACATACATACAGTTCATGCATATAAGGCTTTGTCACTTTTGAAGAGCGGCTCTCCAGCCACAGTTTGGGGGTTGGTGTGTTCCCGTAATAGGGCTTTGCAATTTAGCGCTTCAGAACCCTTGTGTCAGGTCAGCCATCACCATAGCAACATTATGCTGAATCAGCAGCGTGGCAATTCAGAAAGGAGCATTTTTTTTCATGAGTCCTCCTTCATTGATCTGTGACTGCaacagaaaaagaggaagggCTGGAACTTCCCTAGTGTGTAGAGGTTTTATTAGTAATCTATAAGCCAGAaatagtatcagtatcagtttCAATGTACTTTTGAGATTCTGATTCagagtttttaacagaaaaactTGCCAACTGTCGAGGCAcatctttatttctatttctatctatctatctatctgagaGTTCAAGTTCCAGTGCTGGGAATTTAGGCCTGTCTTGTGCAAGTTTATCTCAGATTCCCATCACTGcttccacttttttttaaatccaaaagTAGGCTACTGAATATCCTCTAACCTCTAATATAACTGAGAcaaatattattacattttccttttccCCAGATAAACATGGCAGCAGAGCTATCCACCTCCATAAACATCAAGGAGCCTCGGTGGGACCAGAGCACATTCATGGGCCGGGCCAAACACTTCTTCACCGTCACAGACCCCAGGAACATCCTCCTCACCAACGAACAACTAGAGAACGCACACAAAATCATCAGTGACTACAGGTAAACCAGGCTAGATCTACTACAAAACGGCACCAAATTCACCAAAAACCAGAATACAGTGTTGTTACTGAGCAGTGCAGGAGACTAATTTGCTGTAACATGTTAACTTTACTGTCTCCCAGGAAAGGTGTAGTCTCCCCAGGACTGACAGAGGATGAACTGTGGAGAGCTAAATATATTTTCGACTCGGCGTTCCACCCCGACACCGGGGAGAAGATGATCCTGATCGGCCGCATGTCAGCGCAGGTCCCCATGAACATGACCATCACCGGCTGCATGATGACATTCTACAAGTGAGAGCTTTTCTCCTTCAATCAGTGTAAAGgattaaaatgatcaaaacgGTCTGGAAGCAGTCACCGATCCTGCGCTGTGTTTACAGGATTATCTAATTATTCGAGTATTGTCCAGGAAAGCTTATAAAATAAAATCCTCACTTCTGCACCGGCCCTGATAGTAGCTGTGCTGTTCTCTACCTGCAGGACGACTCCAGCAGTCGTGTTGTGGCAGTGGATCAATCAGTCTTTCAACGCCATAGTCAATTACACCAACAGGAGCGGGGACGCACCTATCACAGTTAGGTAAGAGGCTGACATCATGGCACCGACATTGAGCGCATATTAACCCTTTAATTAAACAGTTTTTTGTGTGTACAGCTCATGTGACCGGTGACTTTTTTGTTTGCAGTCAGCTTGGCACAGCTTATGTGTCTGCCACCACAGGGGCAGTTGCCACCGCTCTAGGACTAAATGCACTAACAAAGGTATCAGTCCATGTAACCCCACTCTAGATCTCATTAATGTGTTGACACCGGCCGCCTGCGTGTGATGGCATGAAGTTAGCCACGCATAAATAGTCTCTTTGTCATAGAGGGGCCATATTATCTTTAAATAGAGTCATGCTTCGGCGATCGGACCAAGAGTAGTCGTCCTGCCTGCTTTTATAGTGACTCTGTGTGATACATCCTCATTTATAGTGGAATATTTCTAACTAATGTGCAATATCTTACATATGGATTAGCCAAGTGATGAACAGATTCTGTTTCACTCATTCGCTCCtcttttcatctgttttctcctgctgtAGCACGTCTCACCCCTATTTGGACGATTTGTCCCATTTGCTGCTGTAGCCGCTGCTAACTGTATCAACATCCCATTGATGAGACAAAGGTATGGTAAACATACGGCAAATGCACAATactcatactgtatatcacactgATAACAACGATTATAAGGCCGTTCCAATAAGTAGGTCCAAGGAAAGGTATTTTAATTAATGTGGTTTAATTTGGTTTACTCCCTCTCTTCAGAGAACTGAAACATGGCATTCCCATAACAGATGAGAATGACAACAGGTTAGGAGAGTCAACGAAAGCCGCCCAACAGGCGATCTCTCAGGTTGTGGTCTCAAGAATCCTCATGGCTTCTCCAGGAATGGGTATGAATAACCCGCTATGATCAGTCCAATTAGGCACCTGCTGTGGTTATTTAACTCCTGTCTGGCCGCCTGTTGAGtgatttaattaaaaacaaagcagCCTAATCGAAGTAGCAATTTATCACCACTTTTAGTTGGAAATGTCTGCATTGTGCATTGACATTTTAATGTTCCGTTTTCAGCTATCCCTCCATTTTTAATGAACTATTTGGAAAAGAAGGCCTTTCTGAAGGTAAGCGTATTTGAATTCTTGCATCCAGAAAGACACAAATTATGGAGAATTAACATTTGCTACAGTTGCTCCCTGAACTCTTTCTTCATCCTCACCGATTCAAAATAGCCGAATTGTTTAAACAAAAAGGTGGGAACCTAAAGTGCCATACTGTCTGTACCACTCAGTTCCCTTTTAGTAATTACACATCAGATGAATGAATAGCTCTGAGGACATGAGGCCACTCCACTAGTGGAATCCACCACTGCTTTTGTGTCCCTCATTGGTTTTTCTGCCTGGTCTTTTCAGAAGTTCCCATGGATGAGTGCACCTATTCAAGTCAGCCTGGTGGGATTCTGGTGAGTGGTCAAAGATGGTCCGCTGATAAGCCAGCATTTGCAGttctttttaaatttcagtCTAAATTCTTATGACGTGTATGAAAGTCAAATAATCCTCGGGTTTATATCAATTTGCCATAGTGAATAGCTCTCTTTTTGACAGAATTACAATTGTTTTCCTTCCTTGGAAGTgaaaaatgatttcattcaAGTTACATTAGAATAAAGTGAGAAATATCAGAGGGTTCAGAAACTAGTCCAGACAGCAGACATAACAAAGGGAAGCTGAAAATGTGTGCCAGACTCTAGTTAGCATGTGCATTAAAATAACATGGTGAGTTGAGGAGGAATTATTTTCACTGTGCAGAGTGGCAGCTAGCATGTTAACAAACTCAGCTAGACAGCATTTTGCTACCGGTGTTAACGTTTGAGTATCTGATGCATCAGGGGCGTTGTTAGGATTTCACAACGTCTGAAATTCAGCCCAGAGGCCGTTACAGAGCCATGGTGGAGGAATCTGGCCTGGCAGCATTCTTCCCCCGGAGGAAATTTCAGTTTCAACAGCAAAATGTATCAATCTGCTGCACTTTGACATAAACATACATAGGTCTGAATTAAGCAAGTATAATGGTCTACAGTGATACATTGCAGTGAGCTGTCTGTCGTAtctgttgctgtctctctccagtctgaattcttctcttgcctcttatttctctccttAAATGTGGAAACTTAtgtttaacttgttttaagaagCAAATGATTTCACCTGTCATCAAGCCAGTATTTTTCCATGCCACATCATAGCTGTAGTAACACAGATCATTATGCCATGGAAAGGCCTAATCCATTCTGAATCCGTCTACTATGCATTAGTAAAATATGTAGTTACAAATTCAAAAGctcatttttaaacacatttccaAACATTTAAGGGAAACAGTGTCTCAAGTTGAAAATGGTGTGGACGTTTCATGTGGAAGGAAATTGTTTTTATGCAGTTAATTGATTTGATGTTTGCAGTTTTTCCACAATTGGTTAATCAATCATTAGTTTAGTTTGAAAGAAAGCCTTTAGTGATGCTGCTGTGGTGCGTCGCTCTTGGCCACGGTTCCCAGAGTGCGCTCTAATTCCACCAAAACAGTAACACTCTGAGATGGAAGGCAACTTTGACAGTAAGCTGAATTTACAGTGGGTCCAGTTTGGTGGCAGGGTCTCGGAGTGCCAGTTTTTGAACGCAGCCGATGTTCGGACGCGTTGCACCAAGGGCTGCGCAGgatcaaaatgtttcattggAGTGTGGTTGGTTGTTTTTCAGCCTGGTGTTCGCCACTCCACTGTGCTGCGCGTTGTTCCCTCAAAAGAGGTGAGTGAACGGTTCAagaatatacatatacagtataatcttGACGGTGAGGAATTACTAACTTCAccctcttgcccccccccctctctgtttgaATTCACGCCTAccttgcatgattttttttctgcctgGACTGTTGTataatatttgtatattttacccatcaccccccccctccattcctcccatGGCTCTCCCACACCTCTTCCCGCACTGATCCAGCTCTATGTCAGTAAGCCGTTTGGAGCCGGAGCTGCAGGAGAAAATCCGGGCCAAGCACCCGGGAGTGGAGAGGGTCTACTTCAACAAAGGGCTATGAGCGTCCGGCCCCCTCATCTAAACACTGCCACACATAGCTGCAGGCTCGACCCTCGCCTCTCTCTCCGCCGGCCCTCCTCATTCAGTGTGCCAAAGTTAAGTTTGCTTCTCCTCATTTCTGCCATTCAGATGGATATcccaggacccccccccccacctcagtCTTTTTTGTAATGAGATGTTTGCCTTTGTCAATGTGatgttgatttattttaattgctAGAGAAGATTTTGTCATACTGGGCCTGATGAAAAATGATGATGTTTATTATCACAAGTTATAGCGGCCTGTATAAGAGAGTGTTTAAgtggacttttattttgttccTGTGCAGTATTTTTTAAgttggtgacttgttgatcataTGTTGCTGCCAAACCATTTTCATACTCTCCAACCTAGTGTTGTGTTCAGTCGGGAAGTGGGAACAAACTGGCAGGCGGTTTATTCCTGACCTGCGTTATCACTGAAGTAATCAGAATTCAACATTGATTTCTCAAAGATGTTTACTGTGCAGTTCATGCATTTGCCAAATCTCCACGCTGATTTTGCGAGACCTCTCAACGATTACAACCTCCTACTCATAATAGTGCTGTTTCAAAGAAGAATGGCGTTCAGTTACACTCAATGAGTTCCTTTTGCCAAATGAGTGACGCTCAGCAAGTCTTGAGGCATTTTGACTACTGATCATGAATCTGAAAAGAATAACCAGGGATCCTCCCTATAAAATGTGATGTTATGATGGTGACAACCGTTGCTGGGCCAACACggtgctatctatctatcttaatATAATCAGTGTTAATCATACTATTTATTCTGCTTGCCAAACATGCATGAACAAACCACTCCTCATAAGCACATCATGGCACATGACCATAGGCTTCTATGTTTCAAAGTCAAATAATCTGTGTATGAAGTCATCCAGGCTACATTCAGGAGAGCTGGACAGTTGCAGACAATATTGTTTTTCAACAAACACACTGGCTTTCAGTTCCCTAATCCAGGAGtttgtgattgttttgtttttcaaaaatcaACAACTCGTTCTTGCCTTAATGGGAGTTAATACCACAGACTGTTGTCTGGTATCCTTTTTTATGTGAAAACCTGTCTTCTGTACCTTTATGCAGCATCTTAAGACGCTGTGTTGTTATAGCACAAAGGAACACATCTGAAGTTTGCATGGCATTTTTATCAACTGTAGGGACTTCCAAGGTTTTCAAGGTGTTATggtacatttttatatacagcGGGAGCCTATGGCAGTTATGGATCATTATACAGTGGGGACCAACTATATCAATAATGGGAAAAGATGCCAAATAATGCTCTTGAGATAATAATTCCTTTCAAGGCAAGGATGATATAGGATCCACGTCCAAATTAGTGTTTAAGTTGGAGGCTCAGGACTTGAGCCAAGAGCAAAGCTCTTCTGATCATGAAAGCAGCCCAGTCTCTGGACTCCGACGGACCAGTGTGACCAGTGAGCTAAATTACTGATGACTACATCGTTATTCAGAGTTACTTTGATCTTAGCCTGGTGAATTTGAGGAATGTGGAAGCTACCAGCTAAAAGCTTGGATCAGCCTCAACCTCATGTAAGCAAAGTTACTCTTTAGTAGATGCAGGTCCATCCGCACATATAAGTTACAGTGTGTATGACTGGTGAACCTGATGAACCAGGTGTATAATAATGGAGCCTTGCCAGTCTGATGTCATTACTTTTTCTGTACATGTCCCACAGTAGTAAGCATTCAGACAGCAACACCAGAGCAAATGCTGggtgtgtgttgtactgtggGACGGGCCCGAGTAACAGATGGCTTTTATCTAAAAGGCTACCATCTTTTTGCACCTGTTGTGTTGGTGTATAGAAATGGTGGCCTTTGTGTGCCGCATCCATTGCCATTTTATTGTGAGAACTTGAATTCTAGGCTGATCTCATCTGAGTGACTACAGCGACATGACAGATTCACTCCAAATCATTGGCCAGTTTTAAAATCAGGGACAAGAATGAAAAAGGTAGACTACAAGAGTCACAAAAGTCACAAGCAGCGTTTAGAAAATCTTTCACCAATCAAGATTATGAAACTTTTAAAATGACTTTAACAGTATTAAGGACCTGGTCGGTGATTAAAATATTTAGTCCTATTAATGCGCAGGTTTCAATTTTAagtaaaaatagataaaaatgCTTGTGAACATTGAtttaattacactgcatctttTGCTCATCACGGTCTGTGATTTTTGTAAGGTGTTTAATGTTTAAGAAGATATATCTATTTACATATATTACTGTATAAGTAACTTTATTTTAGGTCGTCAGTGTTTTCAGAGAAATCCCACTGGATCGGAGCTGTTCCCTAGAGTAGCTGGTTTGAAGTGAAGCTTGTTATTCTACTGTTATTGGTGACTGAATGTAGCATTTTCAATTACAATTGTTATTCTTACACAAAGCAATGCTATGTTTAATACTATTGTGTATTAGACTATAGATCCATAAAAGCACAATGTTGTAATAGATTTCAAATGCTGCACATTTTTAAATCTCATGTCAGATCTATTCAGTTTCCTAACCACATGGCTCTAAAGTATCTCCTTGATAAGTGAGGGAACAGGACAAGATTGAATTTTAGCAGACTAGCCTCTTGGTAGCCATCAGGCTTATTTTCGAGTCCCTTAACTTCTAACTAATTCCCAATAAACCTGCTCAAATATAGATAAAACTAACTCCTTAATAAATAATATGATCCACAGGCCTTCAATCTACCAAATCAACTGAAATGTCACTCTAGCCAAAGCGATACAAATCTACTCAAGAGGAATAAGTCATTTACAGTTTACATTAATtgaaatgaatattttttttaagaggATATTATGAGAAAAAGGTATTTAATTGTTTTGCAGTACATTGGGGTGGTGTAATGTTTAGACTAACTGGATGAAATAAAGTTAATGAAATCTTGTATAAGTATCTGGTGTTTGTTGATCATGGTGAAAGAAGAGTAGGTCTATAGCGCCATCTTCTGGTTTCAACTGGACACAGCCAAGTGACACTATAAAAGCGGTTTATTCCAAGGCACATAACGTTCAGATAAACATCGCCTTGCTTGATTTACCTGCACACAGATCCAAAGCCCTATGCACGTTTCTACAAAGttatgcacaaacacaacagaTTGGCGTCTAATGCACTCAACACGCACCAAGTTGTGAcagacacatatgcatacatggGGATAAGTGATGGGATATGATGACGGCTGTGTTCAACTACACAAAGAAGTATTTAACTGACAAGCTCAGACATGAAAAGCAAC is part of the Centroberyx gerrardi isolate f3 chromosome 16, fCenGer3.hap1.cur.20231027, whole genome shotgun sequence genome and harbors:
- the LOC139925566 gene encoding serine/threonine-protein phosphatase 2A catalytic subunit alpha isoform-like codes for the protein MDDKSFTKELDGWIEQLNECKQLSENQVKVLCEKAKEILTKESNVQEVRCPVTVCGDVHGQFHDLMELFKIGGKSPDTNYLFMGDYVDRGYYSVETVTLLVSLKVRYRERITILRGNHESRQITQVYGFYDECLRKYGNANVWKYFTDLFDYLPLTALVDNQIFCLHGGLSPSIDTLEHIRALDRLQEVPHEGPMCDLLWSDPDDRGGWGISPRGAGYTFGQDISETFNHANGLTLVSRAHQLVMEGYNWCHDRNVVTIFSAPNYCYRCGNQAAIMELDDTLKYSFLQFDPAPRRGEPHVTRRTPDYFL
- the sfxn1 gene encoding sideroflexin-1; translated protein: MAAELSTSINIKEPRWDQSTFMGRAKHFFTVTDPRNILLTNEQLENAHKIISDYRKGVVSPGLTEDELWRAKYIFDSAFHPDTGEKMILIGRMSAQVPMNMTITGCMMTFYKTTPAVVLWQWINQSFNAIVNYTNRSGDAPITVSQLGTAYVSATTGAVATALGLNALTKHVSPLFGRFVPFAAVAAANCINIPLMRQRELKHGIPITDENDNRLGESTKAAQQAISQVVVSRILMASPGMAIPPFLMNYLEKKAFLKKFPWMSAPIQVSLVGFCLVFATPLCCALFPQKSSMSVSRLEPELQEKIRAKHPGVERVYFNKGL